The Phycisphaerales bacterium AB-hyl4 genome contains the following window.
GAGCCGCCGGTCGGCTGGGCAGCCGAACGTGGCATGCGTTGCTGGCGAATGGACATGAAGTGCGCGCCACGGATTGTCGATATCGCGCCGACATGCCCGGTCAGCTTGATCTCGTTGACCTGACCGACATGTTGGCCTGCTACCGGTTGATCGAAGGTTGTGATGCGATCGCCCATCTGGGCAACATTCCAAACATATCACAGAGCGCGACAGCCCAAGAGCTGTACCGGACGAACGGCACGATCAACATGAACGTCTTCCAGGCCGCGCTCGAGCTGCGTGTGAACAACATCGTGTTCGCCAGCTCGGTGCAGGTCATCTCCGGCCGGCGTCATGGAAGCGCAACGGACGAGCCGACCGTCACACTCCCTTACCTGCCTGCCGATGGCGACCTGCCCGTGAACCCCGGCAACGCGTATGCGCTCAGCAAGCAGGCCGGCGAGGATGCCCTTCGCTATTTCGCGGCATTGAACGATGCGGGCTGCTACGTGGGGATGCGCTTTCCGGCATTGATAACACCGGAATCATTTGCTCGCTTCGCATCATATCACTGGGGGGAGTCGGCATCGAAGCCCGTTCGATTCACTGGCAACATCAACGAAGCGCTCGCGTTTCTTGCTATGGACGACGCGGCGGACCTGGTCTGTCGGGCACTCGAACGCCCCCGGGCGGGCTACCGACAGTATTTCCCAGCGGCAAGGCAGACCCGGCCGGGCTGGTCCGTACAGGACGCGATCGAGGCATACTACACCGACGTGCCGCTGCGCAAGCCTATCGATCAGTTGACCAGCCTGGTGGACATCAGCGCGCTCACGCGCGATTTCGACTGGGAGCCGACTCGCTCGGATGAAATGGTGCAGCAATCTCAGGAAGAAGCGGACGCGACGGCGTGAGATGGTTCCTCGTTCGAATCCATCGCCCGACTCATACGGATTGGACATGGATTTCGGGTGCAATGGACGCCCACGGATTAAATCCGTGGGCGTCAGCCCGCTTGCACAGAGCCCGCGTTTGATGGGTCATCCGTATCACTGGCCGAACAGGTTCGCCTGGTAGAACATGCCGCGCTGTTCGAAGTACGTCATCGCGTCGGCGGTGGTGTTGAAGACGTTGGTTGCGGTTTCGGTAATGAAAGGCGAAGGCGATTTTTTCGGCTTCCACACGACGTAAACTTCCTTGCCGTGCTCGAAGGCGTGTTGCAGTTCGCGCTCAACGCCGGACGACAAGCCGGGGATGCCGCCGGGCAATTCGGGGATATAGCTAACGATCATGTCGGACTGATCGATGAGTTTGAAGTCGCGCATGTAGATCTGCCCGTCAATGTCGCCGGCGATGTCGAGGATCTGCTTCGCGGACACTTTCAATCGCCGCGGGCCGTCCGGCGTGCTCATCGTCGCTTCGACGAAGTCACGCCCATCGCGCGCCGCCTGCAGCGCGTTTTCGAGCAGCAGCTTCTCATCCACATCACCGGGGTCGAAGGCGATGAATTGCTTGGCAAGCTCGGCGCGGAAGGTGTCAATCTCGGCAAGCACATCCGGCATGCCGACCACGTGTGTCATCGGGAACGACGGGTAGACCCGCCGCATATCCGGCCGACAGATCAGGCGAAAGCAAGTTTGCAGCGTCTCGGAATCGCGGCCGCGCGAGAGGATGTAAAACCGGTCGGCAATGCCTAACGCCTGCGCGAGTAACTCGGTGGCCATGATCTCCTCTTCACGCCAGACCATCAGATCCTTGAGCGTGGCGTCGACGATGTGCTCATCGTGCAGCCGCTGGTGGACGACTTCAATGTTGTCGACGAGACAGATGAGCGTGTCGGGTTTGAGGGCGCGGATCTGGTCGAAGTCGAACGCGGCGAACAGGCCATGCCGCCAGCGGAAAGTAGCGTGAGTATTGACGACGACGTGCTCTTGCGGATGCTGATTCGCGTGGTTGATGACGTCCTTGAACGCTGCCCTGCGAAGCGCGTGCA
Protein-coding sequences here:
- a CDS encoding NAD-dependent epimerase/dehydratase family protein, whose translation is MKVLLTGAAGRLGSRTWHALLANGHEVRATDCRYRADMPGQLDLVDLTDMLACYRLIEGCDAIAHLGNIPNISQSATAQELYRTNGTINMNVFQAALELRVNNIVFASSVQVISGRRHGSATDEPTVTLPYLPADGDLPVNPGNAYALSKQAGEDALRYFAALNDAGCYVGMRFPALITPESFARFASYHWGESASKPVRFTGNINEALAFLAMDDAADLVCRALERPRAGYRQYFPAARQTRPGWSVQDAIEAYYTDVPLRKPIDQLTSLVDISALTRDFDWEPTRSDEMVQQSQEEADATA
- a CDS encoding ATP-binding protein, encoding MRAIVTGQVGMDKKHYLEQVVQTAADHGERLSLLNVGDLMYDEARDVRPGRILDLPLSRLHALRRAAFKDVINHANQHPQEHVVVNTHATFRWRHGLFAAFDFDQIRALKPDTLICLVDNIEVVHQRLHDEHIVDATLKDLMVWREEEIMATELLAQALGIADRFYILSRGRDSETLQTCFRLICRPDMRRVYPSFPMTHVVGMPDVLAEIDTFRAELAKQFIAFDPGDVDEKLLLENALQAARDGRDFVEATMSTPDGPRRLKVSAKQILDIAGDIDGQIYMRDFKLIDQSDMIVSYIPELPGGIPGLSSGVERELQHAFEHGKEVYVVWKPKKSPSPFITETATNVFNTTADAMTYFEQRGMFYQANLFGQ